Proteins encoded within one genomic window of Hevea brasiliensis isolate MT/VB/25A 57/8 chromosome 8, ASM3005281v1, whole genome shotgun sequence:
- the LOC110658918 gene encoding uncharacterized protein LOC110658918, protein MLWNFYNVYLKKFPLYLIWRSPKIGVDLALFKAIEHGIIEIVTEIIRVNPAFLTQRLDFQKGILHAAICFRQEKVFNLIYAVGKWKGLMIIGYDEYKNNILHLAAMLAPPYRLAHFSGAALQMQKELQWYKEVESVVDPTFKLLVNDYGEKPSQLFTNSHKQLMEEAEKWIKEIANSCTVVGALIITIMFTVAFTVPGGNIQDNGYPIFLHEKAFKVFITADAVSLFAASTSVLKFLGVLTSRYAEEDFLESLPRKLIIGLSTLFFSIAAMMIAFCATLIIMLDGDLGLIIPTVLMASVPVAVFIFLQFPLLVEIFISTYGPGLFDRKMKYLFEKDRGSE, encoded by the exons ATGCTTTGGAACTTTTACAATGTCTATCTAAAGAAATTTCCGCTATACCTGATTTGGAGATCCCCAAAAATAGGAGTAGATCTGGCTCTCTTTAAAGCTATAGAGCATGGGATAATTGAAATAGTTACTGAGATAATTAGAGTCAATCCTGCCTTTTTGACCCAACGACTTGATTTTCAGAAGGGTATCCTTCATGCGGCGATATGTTTTCGACAAGAGAAAGTTTTCAACCTTATATATGCAGTTGGTAAATGGAAGGGCTTGATGATTATTGGATACGATGAATACAAAAATAACATATTACATCTTGCAGCCATGTTAGCACCTCCGTATCGACTAGCTCATTTCTCAGGTGCAGCTTTGCAAATGCAAAAAGAGCTACAATGGTATAAG GAAGTGGAAAGCGTTGTAGACCCTACATTCAAACTACTAGTCAACGATTATGGTGAAAAACCTAGCCAATTATTTACCAATAGCCATAAGCAGTTGATGGAAGAAGCAGAGAAATGGATAAAGGAGATTGCAAATTCTTGTACTGTTGTTGGTGCTCTTATCATTACAATTATGTTTACTGTTGCATTTACTGTTCCTGGAGGTAACATTCAAGATAATGGCTATCCAATATTTTTACATGAAAAGGCATTCAAGGTATTCATAACAGCTGATGCAGTTTCTCTATTTGCGGCCTCTACTTCAGTATTAAAATTCTTAGGAGTCTTGACTTCACGTTATGCAGAAGAAGATTTCCTCGAGTCGTTGCCTAGAAAGTTAATCATTGGTCTTTCCACCCTTTTCTTCTCTATTGCAGCCATGATGATAGCCTTTTGTGCTACTCTTATAATAATGCTTGATGGAGATTTGGGACTTATCATTCCTACTGTTTTGATGGCTAGTGTTCCAGTTGCAGTTTTCATATTTTTGCAATTTCCTCTCCTTGTTGAGattttcatatccacatatggaCCAGGCTTGTTTGATAGAAAAATGAAGTATTTGTTTGAAAAAGATCGTGGCTCTGAATAG